A window of Jannaschia sp. M317 contains these coding sequences:
- the trbJ gene encoding P-type conjugative transfer protein TrbJ: MTHTAHRLTKLASASALALTLAAPIGLAPIFATPAHAFFFGGGGRIVYDPRNHAENILSAARALEQINNQITQLQNEAQMLMNQARNLASLPYSSLQALQQNVDRTRQLLSQAQNIAFDVAQIDQVFQQDYANIPMAAPEAQLLADARSRWENTVGGLQDALRVQAGVVGNLDGQRAELSALVGESQSAVGALQATQAGNQLLALQSQQIADLIAVVAANGRATALVEAERSAAAEQGRVQRERFLTPGGGYQPGNAQMFNN, from the coding sequence ATGACCCATACCGCTCATCGGTTGACCAAGCTCGCCAGCGCCTCCGCGCTTGCCCTGACGCTCGCCGCCCCCATCGGGCTTGCACCGATCTTCGCCACGCCAGCCCACGCATTCTTCTTCGGCGGGGGCGGACGCATCGTCTACGACCCGCGCAATCACGCCGAGAACATCCTCTCCGCCGCCCGGGCGCTGGAGCAGATCAACAACCAGATCACCCAGCTGCAGAACGAGGCGCAGATGCTGATGAACCAGGCGCGCAACCTTGCGAGCCTGCCCTATTCCTCGCTGCAGGCGCTGCAGCAGAATGTCGACCGGACGCGGCAACTCCTGTCCCAGGCGCAGAACATCGCCTTCGATGTCGCCCAGATCGACCAGGTCTTCCAGCAGGACTATGCAAACATCCCCATGGCGGCACCCGAGGCGCAGCTTCTGGCCGATGCGCGCTCCCGCTGGGAAAACACCGTCGGCGGGCTGCAGGACGCGCTCCGCGTCCAGGCCGGCGTCGTCGGCAATCTCGACGGCCAGCGCGCCGAGCTCTCCGCCCTTGTCGGCGAAAGCCAATCCGCCGTCGGCGCCTTGCAGGCGACCCAGGCGGGGAACCAGCTCCTGGCGCTGCAATCCCAGCAGATCGCCGATCTGATCGCCGTCGTCGCCGCCAATGGCCGCGCAACCGCGCTGGTCGAGGCCGAGCGGTCCGCGGCAGCCGAACAGGGCCGCGTCCAGCGCGAGCGTTTCCTCACCCCGGGCGGGGGCTACCAGCCCGGCAACGCCCAGATGTTCAACAACTGA